In Nicotiana tabacum cultivar K326 chromosome 10, ASM71507v2, whole genome shotgun sequence, the DNA window tggtcactcaaatccccaaaatccactctccaattctGAAGACCTAAATCTCCAAATTTCTagctcaaatccctaattagatgataaaTAAAGCCATGGATTcacgaaatttataccattatgggttagaatcacttaccccaacgttgcTCCTTGAAATCCTTTAAAAAATCGCCTCTCTTCTGagttcctcaagtccaaaattgaaaatggagAGTAGAACCTCGAGCTGGGGTTTTCTGCCCAGCtaaaccgcatatgcggtcctaGTTCCGCACATGCGGAACCGTATCTGCGAAAAGGGCTCCACTTTTGTGGAGATTCATTAAAAGGGTTGACTTCGCTCCTGCTATCacctgaccgcatctgcggccattGCATATGCGGGGACcaagccgcacctgcgatcctaCTATGCATCTACGCCTCACCATATGCTTCTGCGACCTCACACCTACAGTTCCCACTCCGCAGGCGCGGAAACACCAGCAAcaacagcttcagctgcatttttccAACTCCAAACACTCCGATAAttacccgaaatcaccccgaagccctcgggaccacaaccaaacataccaacagctcctataacatcatacgaacttagtcgatccttcggatcacccaaaataacatcaaatcatccaaaaactctcggattcaagcctaagagcttctaaacttccgaattccgcaaatGACGTCGAAACCTGCCAACCAATGTCCGAataaccttaaattttgcacacaagtcaaaaatgacaccacgaacctactccaactttcagaatttttttccgaccccgatatcaaaaatttcactaccggccaaaattgccaaaattttaactttcaccaattcaagcctaattctaccacgggcctccaaatcacactccgaacacgctcctaagtccaaatcattCAACGaatctaacggaaccatcaacattcaaatctgaggtcgtttacacataagtcaatatccgatcaacttttccaacttaaaccttcacctaagagactaagtgtctcaattcactccaaaaccactccggacccgaaccaattgacCCGGTAAGACATATTACAGCTGAAGAACACAAATAAATCAGAAAATGGGGGAACagagctataactctcgaaacgactggccaggtcgttatAGATGTAGACTCGTCATCATTATCAAGGCGAATtttcttaattgcataatctgaaaattgtgctcttaactttattatttgagccaacaaccTTGCAAATGCAATAttcatcttgtagatgcatctatcaaaacCATATAATACTTGAATGGTCCACATAGAAGGTGTATGGGTCCACATATATCACCTTGTATATGTTCCAAAAGTGCAGGGATTCAATCTCAACCTTAGTTGTTGATGGTCTAATAACCAATTTTCCTCGAGAACAAGTAGCACAAGGGATTTTTTAAAATTGCGGATTCTTCAATGTGTGCCCATGTGAATTCttaattattttacgcatcatattagaaccgAAATGGTCCAACCGATCAtgccaaatgataaaatcattagAATCAGTAAACTTTTTATTTACTACGACATGTGATTCAACCATACTAATCTTGTGTGTTACAAGGAAGAGAAAATATGAGTAACTTTTCATGTATacatctttttttcatttttattatagtaatataaatatATTCAACCTTTCCTTTATTGGCAGTCTCAACAtggtagccattttggcgaacAGCCTTGAAACTAAATAAGTTTTTTTGAGACTTACTATAATACAAGATATTATTTATAGCCAATATTGCTTTACCATGTTGTAATAAAGCCTCTCTTCCAGGgccctcaattaattttgtaccaCCTGATATTGTATTTACATAGGCCTTTGTCATaatcaaataagaaaaatatttcttttctcTTAGTATAGTATAAGTTGTAGCACTATTCGGAAGGCATATATTTCATAACTCAACTTGGATCCAACTGAAGAACGAAGAATTTTATTTTCAGTTGGTAAAGTGATAGTAGTATGAATCCAATGCAAGTGAAGGGCAAGCTTAGAGATtcatgctgataacgtgttataaactaaaagtaatgtagcaaaataaaataacaaaaacataTACAATATAAGGAATGAgagaactcttttcttttttttcacttctGTGTCTTTACCCATCAGACTACAAGGCTATTTATAAGCCTAAAAGTAAACTTTCACTTCATCAAATAGTAAAAGAAATAGGAGTACTCAACACCAAATAGTAAAGGGCAATGGGTGTCCATAGCAACATGGGCATCCACTCTCTTAAACTATTCACAACTTCATCAGAATATTCCTTTCTCTTTCTAATAATAGCTCATGTTTTAGGTCTTGGTTGTTTTACATTCTTTTCTTCCCCTAACTTCGTTTTTTTTAGCACATTTACCACTTATCCAAAATCCAGTCTACATTGTTAGTCATCACCTTTCCTCCTTAGGCTACTTGCCTTTGGGTGGAAAGATGAATGATACGTAGAATTTCCTAGTTATGTTAATGTCACTGTGGGCTGATCAGAGGAATACATCAATCCCCATCTGAACAAATAAATAAGGATCATTGCAGTTCCTTTCAACAAAAGTATCTATTTCTTTTACAACTTCTTTAGATGATGAAGACACTTACCAGTGGTCTAGCACAGAAGCAgatccaaaatttaaatttgatatGTTCACCTCTAACATTCCTAGAAATCGATATATGTTCCATGTTGAACCCATTAAACATAGGCTCTATCGGCATTTAGTTACCGGCCAATACGTTTTTACCAAATATAATGCATTACCATACTGAAATTCAGAAAAACAAGAAAACGACTTAATTCTCATTTCAGAAAATCAAGAATGTTGAATACAATATTGTAACTTGCAGAAACAGAGGAAAACTAATTATGAGGGTGTTGAGGGAGAACCATTCTGATAACACTGTTACTAATTGGAATTAATCATGAAGATGGACCTATTGCCTTCTTATAAGTATAAAATTTTGCAACAAATAGAAAGAAACCAAAATTGAGCACACTTAACACAGCCAAAAGCCAGAAGAAATAGTGAAGGTGACCATAGTTCAAATTATCAGGAATCCAACCATGACCACCATTTCTAGTGCTCATATCTGTAACTATATTGACCAAAAGTGTACTCAAATAGTTCCCAAGCGCGGTCGTTATAAGAGAGAGAGCAGAACATAAACTTCTCATCGCGTCAGGAGCTTGCTCATAGAAAAACTCCAATTGTCCAATGAaggtaaaaacttcagcacaaccTATGACAAAATACTGAGGAACTTGCCAGAAAATTGACATAGGAATATGCTTCATCTCATAGTAATTATGTTCTCCTACAGTTCTTAGTCTTACCATTTCCAATGTTCCAGCAATCAGCATCGCAAAAATCGAAATCACTAGGCCAATTGCTATCCTCTGAAGCTGTGTGAAACCGTTCTTGTGACCCGTGAATTTTCTTGCCAATGCAACGATGACACGATCATAGACAGGTACCCAAAAAATGACACTAATCGTGTCGAAAAGGGAAAGAGAAGCTGAAGGAATTTCAAAGGAATTGGTCATGTGAAGATCCATTGTGTTGCCTTGGAGAACAAATAAGGTTCCCATTTGACTATACACACTGCTAAAGATAATACCAGTTGCCCATATAGGCAGCAACCTTATGATTGATTTTAGTTCTTCAACTTGTGTCACAGTGCAAAGGCTCCATGGATTAACTGAGCCTTTGATTTTGTCTGATTGTGTCTCCACTGCTGCCTTATCAAAGAAACTGGATAGAAAATGAATATCAAAGCATTAAAAATCGATATACATCGATGGGCGTAAAAACCTTTTTTACATTATTAAGTCACCTAAAAGATAACTGCTAGCACCTGATAATTGAAACAAGTATACCTGTAAAATAAGACATACAACCTGCTATGACATGTCAACATTATATTGAACGAAAAGAAATTTTTTACGCTTGCAGTGTATATAAGTTAGATTCATTTAGTTAACAAGGGTATGACTTTTGGCGTATCTTATAAAAGACATTCATTCAATGAACCCAAGTCTTCAATTTTTGCAACTCTATGGCTCCATTGAACAAAGTGGATGATAATAATAATCATGCTAGATCTGCGTTTGTACTGACAATGCATGGAGAGTATATTCTAATAAGGAATGAATTATATTGAACAAACAAATGAAGAGTATATTGTAACTTTGTAAGTTGAGTTTAACTTCTATATATTGGCAATATAAAAAGAACTTTTATCTACCAAATTACGTAAAAGATAACTACCTTACAAGTTTTTATATTGCATTACATAGTCCGGGGATTGGTGACTTACCCATTCAGTGACTTTGACTTTACCAAAATGGGGACTATCGGGTAAATTAGATATAATAGATGCCTGTAtcctaaaccctaaacctgaGTGCATATGAGTTAAAATGATTTAAGATATACCTCAATTGTTCAGTGTGATCAAGCTTCCTGCTACCTTGGACagcagactcttcatcagcagTTTCATACAAAAGAGAACTATCTCTAGGAATCTTCACTTTAAATTTCCTAAAAGAGGCAACAATCACTTGAAAAATCCTAGTAAGTGGACTACCACCAGGTTTTTGATTCCTATAAAGTCTTGTTCCTGAAAAAAAGCTTACAACAGCAACAGCCATAGCCACAGCTGGGATACCAAAACCCCAGCCCCAACCAACATTTGTTTGTATCCAAACAAGAACAGTAGAAGCAACAAGTGCACCGATGTTAATTGAAAAATAGAACCAATTAAAGAAAgaactctttttcttcttttcagttTCATCAGAATCATCAAATTGATCTGCCCCAAATGATGAAACACATGGCTTAATTCCACCTGTACCTAGGGCTATCAGATAAAGTCCTAGGTAAAAAATTCCAATCTGAATCCCTTTAGGGTGACAAGTGTTGTTGTCATCACAAGGTGGCTTTAGTCCATGCACTGATGCTGATAATGTCAATACCGTCATTCCCTGCATAAATTAAAACTCTGGATTTATTTGGATGTTCCATTGGAAAATATTTAGACACACTAAAGCTAAATTTAGAAAAATACATTAGGCTTTCACTACTTTTTCTTCCAAAAAGCAAAATGAAACCGGCGGGAGGTTGAATCTTGTTGGGCTGGTTGGTTTCCGACTCTTTATTTGACACATCTTGACTTAATTTATTTTGACCCAAGAAAACTTTGGGTGAGTTAGAGCATGACTCATTtattgatttgacttgttttgactTACCCAAGTTTAATCCAACCTATTCATTTACCTCTTCTAGTGCTAATAGGATGTGGATCTAAAATTTTAACTTTATgagttaatttttaaaaattttagcaTTGAATGTATTTTACTTTTCAAATTATGGATTCAGATATAATATTTGTTATTTCTTGTGTGGTTCTTTACACAAAAGATTTTATTCTCTATCGAAAATACTGAATTTAGATGAACTTGATGTCGAAGAGCTTGAGCGGCCCCCGGTGACAACGTAAGGACTTTTATACTACCAATATATTTTAATACGTTGTAGCAGACTACCTGCCTTATTTTCCAATTTATTGATACTATATTTTaatttatgaacaattatttgcagttatcttttaaatgactaaatattataaaaatattttatgttctcagtatgcaaaataaacaaaaagagGCTTACAAAGACATATATGATTGAGAAGGCGGCAATTGTCCAATATCTTCCCAAATAGGCATCAGCTAGAAATGCACCAAGCAAAGGTGTGACATAGCACGTCCCTGACCAATTTGTGACATTATTAACTGCCACAACACTACTCTCGTTCATCTGAAACTTGAGATAGTTCACTAGATTCGTATTAATTCCATAATAAGCCAACCTCTCACAGCATTCATTTCctgttacaaaaaaaaatattgtacttcAGTAAAAGGtgaattttctttataaaaaagaAACAACTCGAAGTATATGAGAAATTAGTACCAAGGATGTAGGGGCAAGCTCTCCAAGTTCCAGTTTCCTTCTTGATTGCTGGATTGTTTCTGTAATCCACTGTTCCATCTTTGACATACTTATCATCTTCCGCCATATATTCTTGATATCACAATATAGATGCTTCAATTGAACTTATTCACCGCCTTTAAGGAATTTATGCTGCTCTTTAATTTATATTAGTATTGCGTGTATGACAGAGTTCTTTTAGGATCCACAACGCGAAACAAAATTCAAGTTTCAGCGGACACACTATCCAGCAGTCTTATATATAATGTGTGTACCTCGGGATGTTGGTTGTCTTATTGCAGTCTGCAGAGCGGTTGGACagaggtgtatatatatatatatatatatataggtagcTGGGAAGTTCAAGATTCAAGAAAAGAAGGAAACGGACCAGCTTATTTATACGATAAGTAATTAATTGGGGAAGTTGGAAATGATAAGATGATACAGAATGGCTGCGTGCATGGTTTCCATTTTTCAGCCATGCACACATTCACTGGACCTCCGTTATCCTACACTCCCGCTAGGATTTACAACCCGAACAGAAAAATCGCACcaaatcaaaaaatcaaaccaactaaattaaaaaaaccgactagatttgatttgatttggtttggtattgagtaaaaatatctgaaccaaaccgacatataaatatataattttaaatatacttttaagcatttttatagatttttcttcaaaaaatgtcaaaaatatttgtgattctcttatgggatgtaatatttagttaaatatgaagtgctctatatttattaactttaaataatgagttgtatgatcactttcttatcaagtgttagtgaaatgcgtcaatctctttgttaTTCCATATTTATATGTCAAAATCTactaaattcttatatcttttacGAATTTGAAAGGGtatttcgaaaatttaaaattaaatagaacatatcattatataggttcatatttgatttttatgtttaattattaaatttagttAACCTTGAAAGTATACATCAAcataaaattattgttagacgactaaaaAAGAACTATCACGTATTATTAAGAAAATTCttccataaaaatattttaatagatcatatattagttaatcttttaaatttttatttaacatatatttacttataaaaaatttaataaaataaaattgaaataatatttatataacaaaacaaaaaaactcGAAAAAACCAACAAAACCAAATTGATATAATTAGTtttgtttggttttgttttgataaaaattgaaCCAACCCAGTCCATGTACACCCTTAACTCCCACCATCTAATCCATTTTCTTCCTCTTTGAGGAAATTGCAAAAGTTCCTCACAAATTACTAACCTAACTAGGCTGTGTCAAATAGGCAAGTTGAGCCGAATTTGAAACGGATCAAAATGGTATGAATCAATAAATGGACTGTTATTAATCAGTTAAAAGATTATTTGGGATAAAACGAGCTGAGTCAAGATAATCTAAATAATGTATCATAACTCAACATGTACAACTCTAATCAGGATTTagtttctttgtttattttcttaaaatttgttatttcttttatataaatattttgataaattttcttATGGGTCAATTTGGACTACACTTAGCCCCATTcaacccttttttttttaatcgaCTGACTTGGAGCTATGCCTAAATTATTGACTTGCCACGAAATATGCATATCTCAATCATCACCCAAAGTATTATTATATCATCAAAgagtatatatatagtaagatagAAGTCCTTTACCATTAAAGGAAGATTTCGATTCGGGCTTGACAATTCAAAATTTCCTAGTAGGACGTACCTTTCCTTTTAATAATTAAGCCTTTCAAAACTCAATATCAAGTTTGTTAAATTAGTAAATTTAGAATATCGGATGAATAGAGAAAAAAGTAATCCATTACTACTCTTCAACGTTCACGACTACTGATATAAGGAGTAGTGTTTACTTAAACTTGTAAAGTTTTATAGCTATTATTAAAAGTTATTTATCGGCTATTGTTGGCCTCAATAATCCTTttgtatcttttctttttttttggggggggtgTTTTTATTTTGGGTCATGAATGTAGTGTAGATATTTCGCCATGGCACACACTTCAATCCATAGTTATTGGCATTAATATATCAGTCTGTGTCTTCTCATTTCTGAGCCCTTATGGATCAATCAATCCCAATCTCTACTTGCTCTGTTTTCCATCTTTGTTTCTAATTGATTTTTTCCTGCTTcacgaaataaaaaaaaagtaacatttttatatatagtgcCACAATACTTGACGCTATATATTAACATTAATTGTGTCGTCAATGTATAGCACCAAGTATTGTGGCACTATACTGAAAAAGCTGACACGCCCAAGTATAGCGCCAAAATACCTGACACTATacataaatttttatatatagcgcctgGTATTTTGGCGCTATACTCCTTTTTTCTGACCCCACCAATAATTCCTAGTTTCAATGACGTGTATAGTGCCAACTTTTTgggcgatatatatatatataaaaaaaattctcagCTAGTCATTCCCTATATAAAGAGATTAagattgtatagaaattcattcaaaaaaatttttaactcttgttgaaatgtttattgttgttaaattctccagcattttttcattatatctgaagagcgtagaataagagttaCATTATATTGGGGGaatgaggttgtgatggagaataactctgtgggctactatttacctgctcagtgtcatgttaaattgtcACTTAcgatggagtacgataaattgatatcgtttttatgcaaaaaaatgagtgtgaggaaacgttcagtgatacttaaagtaaccggaagatatccgtattccgtcactccgcaaggggttgctttttactcggagCTTAACATCGACGATaatgaaactttgagtgattttctgaggactccggacgaaagccgggaatttcttgtaatcacaatgttggagatgtacgtgaaggtcgaagacgttccaaaaaatgAGGTTGTGCATAGTaaagataacccccagtcatagggtggttattttggagcagtttttgccggacaggttccggatgaaagagttttccttgatttaaacaTATCATTGCCGGCGAATGAGCaacgagaaaataatttataccctgctttccataattcacaagacaagtggtaaacttcaatttttatttgtgttaattatgtatatttttggcgtattgaatttgtattaacgctcatatatttagTAGGGGGTACCGGCcgaatatgaattttacaagtggcccatccggtagCCATCACCTAATTGAAAATGTCCATCATGGAATTTCATCACATTTACGACTtataagtgaagtgatatagccatatggAAAGCATTTAATAATTTAGTAGCtcatatttttgttggttgtgcagtgaaaacgagcaagttgaaccacccgtactcactcaattgaccgaaaacgacgtattacatcgggatctggcagatgcgcagagtgagaaacagaacagtgattacgataacaatgtcgatgaatccggagacgagacaccctttccttgtgaggatggtgatgagcaAGATGATGAGGAAGAATctgatttgaagagagacccccctagacgaagagtgtacgagtccgaagtgccgtttcatttaagggagattccttacattgataacttgccaaccgtattggatgtggaagctctcacaaaggattttgatgaaatccggacagcaatgtcggatgagtctagaccaacggtgcttgcaaaggggatgctttttcctgataaagcgcgcTTAAGcggggcttgtaaaatgcacaacgtaaaagagtgtcgtgagatgcaggtatgcGAGTCAAGTCCGATGGTATACAAGGTCGTTGCCGCatgtggttttggccatgtaattggatgttgcgtgcgaccaagaagaagacaggtatgtggaaattgggtaaatacattcccacccacacatgctaaatggacacattcaacaagaatcacttcaacttggatattgacttgatttctcttgtacttattccgcaccTCGAAGAATCCATAAGGTAtacaatcaaagagtgcattacatcagtccacaaggaatatggccataccattacgaaaagaaaggcatttctggGACACAAACAAGTGTTTGAAATTGTCtacggtaattgggataagtatttgcatctctgccaaagtacatggccgtactgcagcactttaaccccgggacaattgttgaatggaagcttgatcAGAGTTTGGGAAtaccagaatacatattcaattacgtgttctgggcatttaagccagcaattgatggtttttcgcattgtcgacccgtaatatccatagatggaactcatgtctatggaaagtacgatatcaagctattgatagtcgtggcagtggatgctaatggacagatatttcctctagcttttgctgtttgtgccaatgaaagcaccGAGACGTGGATGCTATTTTTGAACCacctgaaagagcacgttgtcaaacagcgttcaggtatttgtctaatatttgatcggcacggtggtatattaagttctgtggagaacttgcctgcatggcaagaactTTATGCATACTACCGTTATTGTGTGAGGCACTTGAAGTAcaatttccagaaggcatatcccaacaaggatctacatgatttgatgtggatggtagcaacagaccaccaacagcataaatttcagaggcatatggattctatcaggcaagaatACGAGGCAacctatcgttggttaatgcgacatggccctaaaaagtggacgttgcatgcggatggtggcaaacgatggggaattcttactacaaacgtgtcagagtccttcaacgggttattgaagtcggcaagaggattgcccatcacagccatggtgcggatgtcgttcaagcagatggcggagaggtttgttgaacggtctgcagctgcaacggaattgatggagaggggtgttgaatttatgccagtgcctatgaagagatttgagaaatacagacggcgagcacattggcattcatttttgcagtatgataacgaaagaggtatttttgaagttcgcactgctatccataataatcagggtaataatgtacatactgtaaatgaatctgcaaggttatgctcctgtgggaaatggtccatctaccacatgccttgctcacatgccatcaagtattttcaacgtgttggttatgcggagaccaactatgttgatcaacaatatagtgtttccaagtacctaaacacatatagtggtcagttgcagccagtgggtgctgagcattattggcctccgaaatcatttaaaatggtgtgtaacaagtcctatttgcgtaaaagacaggtgcagaagagaacgcgtatacggaaccaaatggatgttagtgacacTGTTTATAtgcgcaaatgtggtatatgctcgcaaataggacacgaccgtagaaaatgtcctttgggtgacaacaataatcaagctcggggtgggtgttcttctagtgtatctaactacccatgagttgatGTTGTGATAATTAGTTGTTGTGTCTATAttgcaagatttatgaaataaaattatgcttgttaattatgatttgtactttcccattttacctatttaaataataatttaataatattatctgtatatttattatgtgtgcgttgtcttgtcgaactgaaaaagatgaccagctgacataaagttgtcttgtcaacatcatgatatttaacacgcaaaatataacaccattagatagtacgttatgtgtgtgttgtcttgtcgaactgaaaaagctgaccagctgacataaagttgttgtaaatatcatgatatttaacacgcaaaatatagcgccattagatagtatgttatgtgtgtgttgtcttgtcgaactgaaaaagctgaccagctgacataacgTTGTCTTGTCaatatcatgatatttaacacgcaaaatatagcTCCATTAGgtagtacgttatgtgtgtgttgtctcgcctataaataacgggctcattgtagttattttgtgtgctcaaaatttactaaaagcaaatattcattaaaagtaaggtttttttttactaaaaacaaaTATTTCACAAATGACTCAACCTCTTCGTCCACTAAAGTGCAACTGTGGAAAATCATGCATGATGTAAAATTATTGGGACGGTGGAGAAGTTGGACACCGCTctggcactgtatgaaccagttttacaagtttcccggcgaacctatttgtgattttgaaaaatgggttgatgaaccatgttatcaggaatgttacagagaacaattgcagtttcttcataatatgttTTTAAGACAACgggaacatgaaaaagaaagcaatagaattattgcagacttgagggcgaaactgaaggaggtgggagaagaaaaatgaaaaacacaatggaattgtgaagcacaaaaggaacgtaaaaaaaatataaactagaacttgcggaggtgaaggcgaaactgagagaggtagaagaagaaaaagaacaactaGAAGAACGATataagtggttggagcggagaataaatggCAATCGGGGgctaaacattggcatgtatgtgtttagtgtattttttaaatttcatgtatttttattatgttggcctgctatgtttgtgtttgtgcttGTGTTTATGCTGTAGtaatatttttcttgtttgttgtactaaattttattttaattgaagtggaagttaagttt includes these proteins:
- the LOC107765745 gene encoding protein NRT1/ PTR FAMILY 8.1-like; the encoded protein is MAEDDKYVKDGTVDYRNNPAIKKETGTWRACPYILGNECCERLAYYGINTNLVNYLKFQMNESSVVAVNNVTNWSGTCYVTPLLGAFLADAYLGRYWTIAAFSIIYVFGMTVLTLSASVHGLKPPCDDNNTCHPKGIQIGIFYLGLYLIALGTGGIKPCVSSFGADQFDDSDETEKKKKSSFFNWFYFSINIGALVASTVLVWIQTNVGWGWGFGIPAVAMAVAVVSFFSGTRLYRNQKPGGSPLTRIFQVIVASFRKFKVKIPRDSSLLYETADEESAVQGSRKLDHTEQLSFFDKAAVETQSDKIKGSVNPWSLCTVTQVEELKSIIRLLPIWATGIIFSSVYSQMGTLFVLQGNTMDLHMTNSFEIPSASLSLFDTISVIFWVPVYDRVIVALARKFTGHKNGFTQLQRIAIGLVISIFAMLIAGTLEMVRLRTVGEHNYYEMKHIPMSIFWQVPQYFVIGCAEVFTFIGQLEFFYEQAPDAMRSLCSALSLITTALGNYLSTLLVNIVTDMSTRNGGHGWIPDNLNYGHLHYFFWLLAVLSVLNFGFFLFVAKFYTYKKAIGPSS